From the Acidobacteriota bacterium genome, one window contains:
- a CDS encoding 3-hydroxyacyl-CoA dehydrogenase/enoyl-CoA hydratase family protein, with protein sequence MESQKLDERKELIRVESHRPFRRAAVLGAGVMGSQIAAHLANAGLQVLLLDVAPQDGPNNSVVEAAFKKAQKMRPAPFVTDKTARRIEVGNFEDDFERIGQADWVLEAVIEKMDIKRQVMQRVERHAAPDAVITTNTSGLPIHQIAQDRSDDFKKRFMGTHFFNPPRYLRLFELIPTPKTDPGLVERMKWFARVHLGKGVVIAKDRPNFIGNRIGVYAMNRSIRGTTDEGYTIEEIDTLTGPLTGRPKSATFRTADVVGLDTMVYVSENLYEAVPEDESREAFKIPDKVRKLVDSGALGAKTKKGFYQKVGEDILSVDFQTLEYTPPAEMDLGDLDGLKKISNLDERLRALYRDQGRAGEFFRDSILDVMAYAARRVPEISDNPADVDRAVRWGFAWEKGPFQFWDALGFEQVLQDMRQRGLQLPAWIGEMEKAGAESFYQGRGRRRTVYLPGRGYQPDTPPEDEIQLNFIKAEEEREVWKNDEAALLDLGQGVLLYEFRSKANTLGTQVMQGIQQAIEIVENGDYHGMVIGNEGNNFSVGANLGEAALAAQDGRFDLIVQAVNGFQATVQRIRYASKPVVTALHQRVLGGACEIAMGSAQVVAPTESYIGLVELGVGLIPAGSGSTHMAARAAESAANEFPNQVQPFLQKAFEAIGTAKVATSAQEAVELGYLLPSSRVVMNAARRIYVAKQEVLRLSRQGYAPPPVRTAIYVLGRQGKAFLEIAARSMQQAGYASEYDVYLAERLSHILCGGELSGPSHVHEDYLLELEREIFLSLLGQKKTQQRIEHLLKTGKPLRN encoded by the coding sequence ATGGAAAGTCAGAAACTAGACGAACGCAAAGAACTGATTCGAGTTGAAAGTCATAGGCCCTTCCGCCGCGCGGCCGTGCTGGGCGCCGGCGTGATGGGTTCCCAGATCGCAGCCCATCTGGCCAACGCCGGACTGCAGGTCTTGCTGCTGGACGTAGCCCCCCAGGACGGCCCCAACAATTCAGTCGTGGAGGCCGCCTTCAAGAAGGCCCAGAAGATGAGGCCGGCTCCTTTCGTCACCGACAAGACGGCGCGGCGGATCGAAGTGGGCAATTTCGAGGACGACTTCGAACGAATCGGCCAAGCCGACTGGGTGCTGGAGGCGGTCATCGAGAAGATGGACATCAAGCGCCAGGTCATGCAGCGCGTCGAGCGGCATGCGGCGCCCGATGCCGTCATCACCACCAATACCTCGGGACTGCCCATCCACCAGATCGCCCAGGACCGCTCGGACGATTTCAAGAAGCGCTTCATGGGGACGCATTTCTTCAATCCACCCCGCTACCTGCGGCTTTTCGAACTGATCCCCACGCCCAAAACCGATCCCGGCTTGGTCGAACGCATGAAATGGTTCGCCCGCGTCCACCTGGGCAAAGGCGTGGTGATCGCCAAAGACAGGCCCAATTTCATCGGCAACCGCATCGGCGTTTACGCCATGAACCGCTCGATCCGCGGAACCACTGACGAAGGCTACACCATCGAGGAGATCGACACCCTCACGGGTCCGCTGACGGGACGGCCCAAGAGCGCTACTTTCCGCACCGCCGACGTGGTGGGCCTGGACACCATGGTCTATGTCAGCGAGAACCTCTATGAGGCGGTTCCCGAAGATGAGAGCCGCGAGGCCTTCAAGATTCCCGACAAAGTGCGCAAGCTGGTCGACTCCGGAGCCCTGGGAGCCAAGACCAAGAAGGGTTTTTACCAGAAGGTCGGCGAAGATATCCTCTCCGTCGATTTCCAGACCCTGGAATATACGCCACCCGCCGAGATGGACCTGGGCGATCTGGATGGGCTGAAGAAGATCTCCAACCTCGATGAACGCTTGCGCGCACTTTATCGGGATCAGGGACGGGCGGGGGAATTCTTCCGCGATTCCATCCTCGACGTGATGGCCTACGCGGCCCGCCGGGTGCCGGAGATTTCCGACAACCCGGCCGACGTGGACCGGGCCGTGCGGTGGGGCTTCGCCTGGGAGAAAGGACCCTTCCAGTTTTGGGACGCGCTGGGCTTCGAGCAAGTCCTGCAAGACATGCGGCAACGGGGGCTGCAACTGCCCGCTTGGATCGGCGAGATGGAAAAGGCTGGAGCCGAGTCCTTCTACCAGGGCCGCGGCCGGCGGCGCACCGTTTACCTTCCGGGCCGCGGCTATCAGCCCGACACTCCCCCCGAGGACGAGATCCAGCTCAACTTTATCAAGGCCGAAGAAGAGCGCGAGGTCTGGAAGAACGATGAAGCCGCCCTGCTCGATCTGGGCCAGGGAGTGCTGCTTTACGAATTCCGTTCCAAGGCCAACACCCTGGGCACCCAGGTCATGCAGGGGATCCAGCAGGCCATCGAGATCGTCGAGAACGGCGACTACCACGGCATGGTCATCGGAAACGAGGGCAACAACTTCTCCGTGGGGGCCAATCTGGGCGAAGCGGCGCTGGCCGCCCAGGACGGCCGATTCGACCTCATCGTGCAAGCTGTCAACGGGTTTCAAGCCACTGTCCAGCGCATCCGCTACGCCTCCAAGCCGGTTGTCACGGCCCTGCACCAGCGGGTGCTGGGGGGCGCTTGCGAGATCGCCATGGGTAGCGCCCAGGTGGTGGCGCCCACCGAATCCTACATCGGCCTGGTGGAATTGGGCGTGGGGCTGATCCCGGCCGGCAGCGGATCCACTCACATGGCGGCCCGCGCGGCCGAGTCCGCGGCCAACGAGTTTCCCAACCAGGTACAGCCTTTTCTGCAAAAAGCCTTCGAGGCCATCGGCACGGCCAAGGTGGCCACCAGCGCGCAGGAGGCTGTCGAGTTGGGCTACCTGCTCCCTTCCAGCAGGGTCGTCATGAACGCGGCGCGGCGCATCTACGTGGCCAAGCAGGAAGTGCTGAGGCTTTCCCGCCAAGGCTACGCTCCGCCGCCCGTGCGCACCGCCATCTACGTGCTGGGACGTCAAGGCAAAGCCTTTCTGGAAATCGCCGCCCGCAGCATGCAGCAGGCCGGATACGCCAGCGAGTACGACGTTTACCTGGCCGAGCGCCTGTCTCACATTCTCTGCGGAGGCGAGCTGAGCGGGCCTTCCCACGTGCATGAGGACTACCTGCTCGAACTGGAGCGCGAAATCTTCCTCTCGCTTCTGGGCCAGAAGAAAACCCAGCAGCGTATCGAACACCTGCTCAAGACCGGCAAACCGTTGAGGAACTAG
- a CDS encoding peroxiredoxin has translation MSLRINDIAPDFTAETTEGTVHFHQWIGDGWAILFSHPKDFTPVCTTELGAVAALKGEFEKRNCKVMGISVDGVGDHVAWSKDIEASQGHALNYPLVGDPTLEIVKLYDMLPADSGDRAKGRTAVDNATARSVFVIGPDKRIKATLTYPMSTGRNFAEILRLLDSCQLTAKEQVATPANWQQGQDVIIAPAVSDEQAKAKYPDGWKQPLPYIRIVPQP, from the coding sequence ATGAGCTTGAGAATTAACGACATAGCGCCGGATTTCACGGCCGAGACGACCGAAGGAACCGTCCACTTTCACCAATGGATCGGAGACGGCTGGGCCATTCTCTTTTCCCACCCCAAAGATTTTACCCCCGTCTGTACCACGGAACTCGGTGCCGTGGCCGCTCTCAAAGGGGAGTTCGAAAAGCGCAACTGCAAAGTGATGGGTATCAGCGTCGATGGCGTCGGCGACCATGTCGCCTGGTCTAAGGACATCGAAGCCTCCCAAGGCCACGCCCTCAACTATCCGCTGGTGGGAGATCCCACTCTGGAGATCGTCAAGCTCTACGATATGCTGCCGGCTGACAGCGGAGACAGGGCCAAGGGCCGCACCGCCGTGGACAACGCCACCGCCCGCTCGGTCTTCGTGATCGGGCCCGACAAGAGGATCAAGGCCACCCTGACTTATCCGATGAGCACGGGACGCAATTTCGCCGAGATCTTGCGGCTGCTGGACTCCTGCCAGTTGACGGCCAAGGAGCAGGTGGCCACGCCGGCCAATTGGCAGCAGGGGCAGGATGTGATCATCGCCCCGGCCGTTTCCGACGAGCAGGCCAAAGCCAAGTACCCCGATGGCTGGAAGCAGCCCTTGCCCTACATCCGCATCGTTCCCCAGCCGTAG
- a CDS encoding aconitate hydratase, translating to MALNVSRKLIESHLVEGEMRPGEEIAIEIDQTLTQDATGTLVMLELEAMGLDRVKTELSAQYVDHNLIQEDFKNPDDHLFLRSACQRFGVWYGRPGTGVSHPVHMERFGKPGKSLIGSDSHTPAAGSLGMLAIGAGGLEVAMAMAGRPCHLNMPQIWGVRLTGRLPDWVSAKDVILEMLRRHDVDGAAGCIIEYYGPGLEALSAMDRHVIANMGTELGATTTVFPADGQVRSFLRSQGREDDYRELVADPEASYDRHEEIDLSQLEPLTAKPSSPGNVVPVSQVAGRPVYQCYIGSSANPGYRDFAVAAEIVKGRRTSEEVSFDINPTSRQILENLVRDSHILSLIQAGARLHQAGCNGCIGMGQAPATGQISLRTVPRNFPARSGTVEDAVYLVSPETAAASALTGKITDPRTLDMDYPRIIEPDHPILHTDALEAPLPESEAAAVELRKGPNIASIPDLQPVPEEIRLPVLLKVADDVSTDEIMPAGSEVLPFRSNIPKISEFVYRDLAPDYARKARQRRDDSGHAVVGGDNYGQGSSREHAALAPRYLGLRLVLAKSFARIHWQNLVNFGILPLSLASEEAYDSIGQGDQLRLSRLHSQLRESRRVEVENLTQGDRMQTRHALSPRQVEVLLAGGLIPWMRAHK from the coding sequence ATGGCGTTGAACGTTTCGCGAAAGCTCATAGAGTCCCACCTCGTCGAGGGGGAGATGCGGCCCGGCGAGGAAATCGCCATCGAGATCGACCAGACTCTGACCCAGGACGCCACCGGCACCCTGGTGATGCTCGAGCTGGAGGCCATGGGGCTGGACCGGGTCAAGACAGAATTGTCGGCCCAGTACGTCGACCACAACCTCATTCAGGAAGATTTCAAGAACCCCGACGACCACCTCTTCCTGAGAAGCGCCTGCCAGCGGTTCGGGGTTTGGTACGGGCGTCCGGGCACGGGGGTCAGCCACCCCGTCCACATGGAGCGCTTCGGCAAGCCCGGCAAGAGCCTGATCGGCTCCGACTCCCATACTCCGGCGGCCGGTTCGCTGGGCATGCTGGCCATCGGCGCCGGCGGACTGGAAGTGGCCATGGCCATGGCGGGTCGCCCCTGCCACCTCAACATGCCCCAGATCTGGGGCGTCCGCCTGACGGGGCGACTGCCCGATTGGGTGAGCGCCAAGGACGTGATCCTGGAGATGCTGCGCCGCCACGACGTCGATGGCGCAGCAGGCTGCATCATCGAATACTACGGGCCGGGACTGGAGGCCCTCAGCGCCATGGACCGTCACGTGATCGCCAACATGGGCACCGAGTTGGGAGCCACCACCACTGTCTTCCCGGCCGACGGGCAGGTTCGGAGCTTCCTGCGCTCGCAGGGAAGAGAGGACGACTATCGCGAACTCGTCGCCGACCCGGAGGCCTCCTACGACCGCCACGAGGAGATCGACCTGTCCCAACTGGAGCCGCTGACCGCCAAGCCCTCCAGCCCCGGCAACGTGGTTCCCGTCAGCCAAGTGGCAGGACGCCCGGTTTACCAATGCTATATTGGTTCCTCGGCCAATCCTGGCTACCGCGACTTCGCCGTGGCCGCCGAAATCGTCAAGGGGCGACGCACCTCCGAGGAGGTCTCCTTCGACATCAACCCCACCTCTCGGCAGATTCTGGAGAACCTGGTACGTGACAGCCACATCCTCAGCCTGATCCAGGCCGGCGCACGCCTCCATCAAGCTGGCTGCAACGGATGCATCGGCATGGGACAGGCGCCCGCCACGGGCCAGATCAGCCTGCGCACCGTCCCCCGCAACTTCCCGGCCCGCTCGGGGACGGTGGAAGACGCCGTCTACCTGGTCAGCCCGGAAACCGCTGCCGCATCAGCGCTGACCGGCAAGATCACCGACCCCCGCACCCTCGACATGGACTATCCCCGGATAATCGAACCCGACCACCCCATCCTCCACACGGACGCTCTGGAAGCGCCCCTTCCCGAGTCCGAGGCGGCGGCGGTGGAGCTGCGCAAGGGACCCAATATCGCCTCCATTCCCGATCTCCAACCCGTCCCCGAAGAAATCCGCCTGCCGGTACTGCTCAAGGTTGCAGACGATGTCTCGACCGACGAGATCATGCCCGCGGGAAGCGAGGTGCTGCCTTTCCGCAGCAACATTCCCAAGATCAGCGAGTTCGTTTACCGTGATTTGGCCCCGGACTACGCTCGGAAGGCTCGGCAGAGGCGTGACGACTCCGGACATGCTGTGGTCGGAGGCGACAACTACGGTCAAGGCTCAAGCCGCGAGCACGCCGCTTTGGCTCCGCGCTACCTGGGATTGCGGCTGGTGCTGGCCAAGTCGTTCGCCCGCATTCACTGGCAGAACCTGGTCAACTTCGGCATCCTGCCCTTGAGTCTTGCATCGGAGGAGGCCTATGACTCCATCGGGCAGGGTGACCAACTGCGCCTCAGCCGCCTCCACTCCCAACTGCGAGAATCGCGCCGGGTGGAAGTCGAGAACCTTACCCAAGGCGACCGCATGCAAACCCGTCACGCTCTTTCACCCCGCCAGGTCGAGGTCCTGCTCGCAGGCGGATTGATTCCCTGGATGCGAGCCCACAAGTGA
- a CDS encoding aminotransferase class V-fold PLP-dependent enzyme, which produces MKSDEFRQAGYQIIDWIADYMENGYPGPVSPETAPGELLGLLPQHPPRQGQEAEQVVKDFKRLVLPHSTHWNDPRFFGYFPCSHSGPGILGDLLSAGLGVNGMSWATCPASTELEIRMMEWLGQMIGLDWPGCIQDTASTATLCALLAAREKLAPLNQSGGSGQPSMTVYATEQTHSSAIKAVRIAGIGDRNLRALPVDEEYAMQPQALEEALRRDRQTGRIPVCVIATVGTTSSTAVDPVPAIAEICRRHQVWLHVDAALAGSAAILPEMRWLMEGVEESDSYVFNPHKWLFTNFDCTAFFCRDPHSLKQALAIQPEYLKTGYDRAAENFRDWSLQLGRRFRSLKLWMVIRCYGVEGLRALLRRHLEMTQWFARQVRTHPRTQLLREPRLQTVCFHLEDDESTQGLLEAVNATGQALLTHTRLDGRYIIRVSFGQIHQRPQHAEALWDLISKAL; this is translated from the coding sequence ATGAAATCTGACGAGTTTCGCCAAGCCGGCTACCAGATCATCGACTGGATCGCCGACTACATGGAAAATGGTTACCCGGGCCCCGTTTCTCCTGAGACCGCGCCGGGAGAACTTCTGGGCTTGCTGCCCCAGCACCCTCCCCGGCAGGGCCAGGAGGCGGAACAGGTGGTAAAAGACTTTAAACGTCTGGTCCTGCCCCATTCCACTCACTGGAACGATCCCCGATTTTTCGGATACTTCCCTTGCAGCCACAGCGGACCCGGAATTCTGGGCGATTTGCTCTCGGCCGGATTGGGCGTCAACGGCATGAGTTGGGCCACTTGCCCGGCCTCCACCGAATTGGAAATCCGCATGATGGAGTGGCTGGGCCAGATGATCGGCCTGGACTGGCCGGGATGCATTCAGGATACGGCCTCCACGGCCACCCTGTGCGCTTTGCTGGCGGCCCGCGAAAAGCTGGCTCCTCTCAACCAAAGCGGAGGCTCGGGACAACCGTCCATGACCGTCTACGCCACTGAGCAGACTCATTCCTCGGCCATCAAGGCGGTGCGCATCGCCGGCATCGGCGACCGGAACCTGCGGGCTCTGCCGGTGGACGAGGAATATGCAATGCAGCCCCAGGCCCTGGAGGAGGCCTTGCGGCGAGACCGCCAAACCGGGCGCATTCCCGTCTGCGTCATCGCCACCGTGGGTACCACCTCCTCTACGGCCGTCGACCCCGTCCCCGCCATCGCCGAGATCTGCCGCCGCCACCAGGTGTGGCTGCATGTGGACGCCGCCCTGGCCGGCTCAGCCGCCATCCTGCCCGAAATGAGATGGCTGATGGAGGGCGTGGAAGAGTCCGATTCCTACGTCTTCAATCCCCACAAGTGGCTCTTCACCAACTTCGACTGCACGGCCTTCTTCTGCAGGGATCCCCACAGCCTGAAACAAGCCCTGGCCATTCAGCCCGAGTACCTCAAGACCGGCTACGACCGGGCCGCCGAGAACTTCCGCGACTGGAGCTTGCAGTTGGGACGCCGCTTCCGCTCCCTCAAGCTGTGGATGGTCATTCGCTGCTACGGGGTGGAGGGATTGCGCGCCCTTCTCCGTCGACACCTGGAAATGACGCAGTGGTTCGCCCGGCAGGTCCGGACCCATCCGCGCACTCAACTGCTGCGTGAGCCGCGTCTGCAGACCGTCTGCTTCCATCTCGAAGACGACGAGTCCACCCAGGGTCTGCTGGAAGCGGTCAACGCCACCGGCCAGGCGCTTCTCACCCACACCCGCTTGGACGGCCGCTACATCATCCGCGTCTCCTTCGGCCAAATCCACCAGCGGCCTCAACATGCCGAGGCCCTTTGGGACCTCATCAGCAAAGCGCTGTGA
- a CDS encoding acetyl-CoA C-acyltransferase, which translates to MREAFLVSSVRTAVGKAKRGKLRNTRPELMGAAALRAALDRVTGLEPGRVDDVLVGCAMPEGEQGMNMGRIIAQKAGLPDAVPAATVNRFCSSGLQTIAMAHQSIVAGGNDVVIAGGAESMSMVPMTGYFFSPDPGLAEADPDVYISMGITAENVARKYKVRREDQDAFSLASHQKAIDAIEKGRFQEEIVPLQIEEVAYCNGASHKQEIEFKVDEGPRADSSPEALARLRPAFQQGGTVTAGNASQMSDGAAASALLSGEVVKELDLKPLARLVSFAVAGVAPEIMGIGPVEAIPKALKRAGLKLSDIGLVELNEAFASQALAVIREAGLDPDIVNVNGGAIALGHPLGCTGAKLTATLLHEMKRRKVRYGLCTMCIGGGMGAAGIFENLTM; encoded by the coding sequence ATGAGAGAAGCATTCTTGGTCAGCAGCGTCCGCACGGCAGTAGGCAAGGCCAAGCGGGGAAAGCTGCGCAACACGCGTCCCGAACTGATGGGAGCCGCCGCCCTGCGGGCAGCGCTGGATCGGGTCACCGGACTGGAGCCCGGCCGCGTCGACGACGTGCTGGTGGGCTGCGCCATGCCTGAAGGAGAGCAGGGCATGAACATGGGACGCATCATCGCCCAAAAGGCCGGGCTGCCCGACGCCGTCCCTGCCGCCACCGTCAACCGCTTCTGTTCTTCGGGACTGCAGACCATCGCCATGGCCCACCAGTCGATCGTGGCCGGCGGCAACGACGTCGTGATTGCCGGGGGCGCGGAATCGATGAGCATGGTGCCCATGACAGGCTACTTCTTTTCGCCCGATCCCGGACTGGCCGAGGCCGACCCCGATGTCTACATCAGCATGGGGATCACGGCCGAGAACGTGGCCCGCAAGTACAAGGTGAGGCGCGAAGACCAGGACGCCTTTTCGCTGGCCTCCCATCAAAAGGCCATCGACGCCATCGAAAAGGGCCGTTTCCAGGAAGAGATCGTTCCCCTGCAGATCGAGGAAGTGGCCTATTGCAACGGCGCCAGCCACAAGCAGGAAATCGAGTTCAAGGTGGACGAGGGCCCGCGTGCCGACAGCAGTCCCGAGGCCCTGGCCCGCCTGCGTCCTGCTTTTCAGCAAGGCGGAACGGTCACGGCCGGCAACGCCTCCCAGATGTCGGACGGAGCGGCGGCCTCGGCGCTGCTTTCAGGCGAGGTGGTGAAAGAACTCGACTTGAAGCCCTTGGCCCGTCTGGTCAGCTTTGCGGTGGCCGGAGTGGCGCCCGAGATCATGGGCATCGGTCCTGTGGAAGCCATCCCCAAGGCCCTCAAGCGGGCTGGACTCAAGCTCTCCGACATCGGCCTGGTGGAACTCAACGAAGCCTTCGCCTCCCAGGCTCTGGCCGTCATCCGCGAGGCCGGACTCGATCCCGACATCGTTAACGTCAACGGCGGCGCCATCGCGCTGGGCCACCCGCTGGGTTGCACCGGCGCCAAGCTGACCGCCACTCTGCTCCACGAGATGAAGCGACGCAAGGTCCGTTACGGCCTCTGTACCATGTGCATAGGCGGTGGAATGGGAGCGGCGGGCATTTTCGAGAACTTGACGATGTGA
- a CDS encoding M28 family peptidase, with translation MNGAPQDQSASAVFQGERALQYVAVQMEFGPRPTGSEALRQSGDYILQELERLGWRTSQHAFQLENADPPVPVRNLVAELGEGPDPAILLAAHYDTRLLADEDPDPHLRNQPVPGANDGGSGVGVLLELARVLGQHHRLYRPLRLVFFDAEDNGRLQPFSGHGDPRYNGWILGSQRYAADADLSQIELMILVDLVGDLNQSLPRERFSQDGAPQLAREVWDLALEMGYGRQFVRFIRTGIIDDHLPFLDRGIPAVDIIDLDYPHWHTTGDTLDKVSAESLQRVGRLLQEFLIRRGAVDRAPLIRDRPLRASPPRRKPRN, from the coding sequence ATGAATGGCGCGCCCCAAGACCAGTCCGCTTCAGCCGTGTTCCAGGGGGAACGGGCCCTGCAGTACGTGGCCGTCCAGATGGAATTCGGCCCCCGTCCCACCGGCAGCGAGGCGCTGCGGCAGAGCGGCGACTACATCTTGCAGGAATTGGAGCGGCTGGGCTGGAGGACCTCCCAACACGCCTTCCAACTGGAAAACGCTGACCCCCCTGTTCCCGTCCGCAATCTGGTGGCTGAACTGGGGGAGGGCCCAGACCCCGCCATTCTGCTGGCGGCCCACTATGATACGCGCCTGCTGGCCGACGAAGACCCCGACCCCCATCTGCGAAACCAACCGGTTCCGGGAGCCAATGACGGGGGCAGCGGCGTCGGGGTGCTGCTGGAACTGGCCCGCGTCCTGGGACAGCATCACCGCCTCTACCGGCCCCTCCGCCTGGTCTTCTTCGACGCCGAAGACAACGGACGGCTGCAACCCTTCTCGGGACACGGCGACCCCAGATACAACGGGTGGATCCTGGGATCTCAACGATATGCCGCCGACGCCGATTTGAGCCAGATCGAACTGATGATCCTGGTCGACCTGGTGGGCGATCTGAACCAGAGCCTTCCGCGGGAACGCTTTTCTCAGGACGGCGCCCCCCAGCTTGCCCGGGAAGTGTGGGACCTGGCCCTGGAGATGGGCTACGGCCGCCAGTTCGTCCGCTTCATCCGCACGGGCATCATCGACGACCATCTTCCCTTTCTTGATCGCGGCATCCCCGCCGTCGACATCATCGATCTCGACTATCCCCACTGGCACACCACGGGCGACACGCTTGACAAGGTCAGCGCCGAGAGCCTGCAACGGGTGGGCCGCCTGCTGCAGGAGTTCCTCATCCGCCGCGGAGCCGTCGACCGCGCCCCCCTGATCAGGGACCGTCCGCTGCGCGCCAGCCCCCCACGCCGCAAGCCGCGAAACTAG
- a CDS encoding phosphatase PAP2 family protein translates to MDFTYDWSLPTLLALAYVAVHACFLLAARHPPPQRGRWLAADLLLAAGLSGLLWYGYGTSPGGRPLHPFLRLWGPVIFYWWAYTWAGRVLFVFHASHRSWDGALIRWEGRLLGQPSLWMARYGGRPGVEIMQISYASYYLYTPVIGAALHLRGRFEAFEAMSFAVLLGYLVSYSCYSLMPVWGPRWGLVKEGLLEERNQLMRGYAVTAALNRLMYGGLAHKGGAMPSGHASTAVIFAVWCGRLWGWEGLAAGWLIALAMMLASIYGRYHYVADVAAGALLGWLSLLCADALFPHAALVAAS, encoded by the coding sequence ATGGATTTCACCTACGACTGGTCGCTGCCGACGCTGCTGGCCCTGGCTTACGTGGCGGTTCACGCCTGCTTCCTCCTGGCGGCCCGTCACCCTCCCCCTCAGCGCGGCCGGTGGTTGGCTGCCGACCTGTTGCTGGCGGCGGGTCTGAGCGGGCTGCTCTGGTACGGTTACGGAACATCACCCGGCGGACGCCCCCTGCATCCCTTCCTGCGCCTATGGGGCCCGGTGATCTTCTACTGGTGGGCCTACACCTGGGCGGGACGGGTCCTCTTCGTCTTCCATGCTTCTCACAGGAGTTGGGACGGCGCCCTGATCAGGTGGGAAGGGCGCCTTTTAGGGCAGCCCAGCCTGTGGATGGCCCGCTATGGCGGACGTCCGGGCGTGGAGATCATGCAGATCTCCTACGCCTCTTACTACCTCTACACTCCGGTCATTGGCGCGGCCCTCCACCTGCGCGGACGCTTCGAGGCCTTCGAGGCGATGAGTTTCGCGGTGCTTTTGGGGTACCTGGTTTCTTATTCCTGCTACTCCCTCATGCCTGTCTGGGGGCCGCGCTGGGGACTGGTCAAAGAGGGACTGCTGGAGGAGCGGAACCAGCTCATGCGCGGCTATGCGGTGACGGCGGCCCTCAACCGCCTGATGTACGGGGGCTTGGCCCACAAGGGCGGCGCCATGCCCAGCGGACACGCTTCAACGGCCGTCATCTTCGCCGTCTGGTGCGGACGTCTCTGGGGCTGGGAAGGGCTGGCGGCGGGATGGCTCATCGCTCTCGCCATGATGCTGGCCTCGATCTACGGCCGCTATCACTATGTTGCCGACGTGGCCGCCGGCGCCCTGCTGGGTTGGCTCTCCCTGCTCTGCGCCGACGCCCTCTTTCCTCATGCCGCGCTGGTTGCTGCATCCTAA
- a CDS encoding methyltransferase: protein MTRHVASAIAQAYDFSGKENVIDLGGGQGSLMAAILTAHRASRGTVLDLEHCKEGAKLDSCVNLLATWWPQGTAG, encoded by the coding sequence ATGACCCGCCACGTGGCCTCGGCCATCGCTCAGGCCTACGACTTCTCGGGCAAAGAGAACGTCATCGACTTGGGCGGCGGACAAGGTTCGCTGATGGCGGCAATCCTGACTGCTCACCGGGCCAGCCGAGGCACAGTCCTCGACTTGGAACACTGTAAGGAGGGCGCCAAACTTGATTCGTGCGTGAACTTGTTGGCCACCTGGTGGCCCCAGGGCACAGCGGGCTGA